A window of the Helianthus annuus cultivar XRQ/B chromosome 4, HanXRQr2.0-SUNRISE, whole genome shotgun sequence genome harbors these coding sequences:
- the LOC110899062 gene encoding uncharacterized protein LOC110899062 isoform X1 gives MLMLSKNSIKYHPVPISHPLFLISIAQSHLQGMFSKNARKDPSWKHGEEVQVPNQKKGYKYVKCKFCSKVITGGVKRLKEHLACTHRDVAACSQVPAEVKEEMTQYLKDFKNIKFAAQRNFEENVGSRAYYTGGSASVSDRGVRGPMDRHLVNEEGSQPTEKMTPVNAKEHRNQVSKDIGRFFYENGIPFNVANSPSFTSMLRSVGNYGRGLKPPTMHELRTWILKEEVKTTTKMVNEIKATWKTTGVSLLSDGWSDMRNRSLINFLVNNQYGTVFLKTVDASDCVKDANKIFELLDAVVEEIEEDVVVQVVTDNASAYKKAGELLMKKSATT, from the exons ATGTTAATGCTTTCAAAGAATTCCATCAAGTACCACCCC GTGCCAATTTCTCATCCCCTCTTTTTAATCTCTATTGCTCAATCTCATCTTCAAG GGATGTTTAGTAAAAACGCAAGGAAAGATCCTTCTTGGAAGCATGGGGAAGAAGTTCAAGTGCCGAATCAGAAAAAGGGGTACAAATATGTAAAATGCAAATTCTGTAGTAAAGTGATTACCGGAGGAGTTAAGAGATTAAAGGAGCATCTTGCTTGTACACACAGAGATGTCGCAGCTTGTTCTCAAGTGCCCGCTGAAGTTAAAGAAGAAATGACACAATACTTGAAGGACTTCAAGAATATTAAATTTGCTGCCCAACGCAATTTTGAAGAGAATGTGGGAAGCAGGGCGTATTACACGGGTGGTAGCGCTAGTGTCAGTGATCGGGGTGTTAGAGGACCAATGGATCGGCATTTGGTGAATGAAGAAGGATCACAACCGACCGAAAAAATGACACCGGTGAATGCTAAAGAGCACCGAAACCAAGTGTCGAAGGATATTGGGAGATTCTTTTACGAGAACGGAATCCCATTTAACGTAGCAAATAGTCCTTCGTTTACTAGTATGCTACGTTCGGTTGGGAACTATGGACGAGGATTGAAGCCCCCTACGATGCATGAGTTAAGGACTTGGATCCTTAAAGAAGAAGTTAAGACAACCACCAAAATGGTGAACGAGATAAAAGCAACTTGGAAGACCACCGGGGTGTCATTGTTATCGGATGGTTGGTCGGACATGAGAAACCGTAGTCTAATCAATTTTTTGGTTAACAATCAATATGGCACAGTTTTTTTGAAAACGGTGGATGCATCAGATTGCGTTAAAGACGCTAACAAAATTTTCGAGTTGCTTGATGCGGTAGTCGAAGAAATCGAGGAAGATGTAGTCGTTCAAGTAGTGACCGACAATGCGAGTGCGTATAAAAAAGCCGGGGAGTTGTTGATGAAGAAGAGTGCCACAACATAA
- the LOC110899062 gene encoding uncharacterized protein LOC110899062 isoform X2, with amino-acid sequence MFSKNARKDPSWKHGEEVQVPNQKKGYKYVKCKFCSKVITGGVKRLKEHLACTHRDVAACSQVPAEVKEEMTQYLKDFKNIKFAAQRNFEENVGSRAYYTGGSASVSDRGVRGPMDRHLVNEEGSQPTEKMTPVNAKEHRNQVSKDIGRFFYENGIPFNVANSPSFTSMLRSVGNYGRGLKPPTMHELRTWILKEEVKTTTKMVNEIKATWKTTGVSLLSDGWSDMRNRSLINFLVNNQYGTVFLKTVDASDCVKDANKIFELLDAVVEEIEEDVVVQVVTDNASAYKKAGELLMKKSATT; translated from the coding sequence ATGTTTAGTAAAAACGCAAGGAAAGATCCTTCTTGGAAGCATGGGGAAGAAGTTCAAGTGCCGAATCAGAAAAAGGGGTACAAATATGTAAAATGCAAATTCTGTAGTAAAGTGATTACCGGAGGAGTTAAGAGATTAAAGGAGCATCTTGCTTGTACACACAGAGATGTCGCAGCTTGTTCTCAAGTGCCCGCTGAAGTTAAAGAAGAAATGACACAATACTTGAAGGACTTCAAGAATATTAAATTTGCTGCCCAACGCAATTTTGAAGAGAATGTGGGAAGCAGGGCGTATTACACGGGTGGTAGCGCTAGTGTCAGTGATCGGGGTGTTAGAGGACCAATGGATCGGCATTTGGTGAATGAAGAAGGATCACAACCGACCGAAAAAATGACACCGGTGAATGCTAAAGAGCACCGAAACCAAGTGTCGAAGGATATTGGGAGATTCTTTTACGAGAACGGAATCCCATTTAACGTAGCAAATAGTCCTTCGTTTACTAGTATGCTACGTTCGGTTGGGAACTATGGACGAGGATTGAAGCCCCCTACGATGCATGAGTTAAGGACTTGGATCCTTAAAGAAGAAGTTAAGACAACCACCAAAATGGTGAACGAGATAAAAGCAACTTGGAAGACCACCGGGGTGTCATTGTTATCGGATGGTTGGTCGGACATGAGAAACCGTAGTCTAATCAATTTTTTGGTTAACAATCAATATGGCACAGTTTTTTTGAAAACGGTGGATGCATCAGATTGCGTTAAAGACGCTAACAAAATTTTCGAGTTGCTTGATGCGGTAGTCGAAGAAATCGAGGAAGATGTAGTCGTTCAAGTAGTGACCGACAATGCGAGTGCGTATAAAAAAGCCGGGGAGTTGTTGATGAAGAAGAGTGCCACAACATAA